CTAGTGAAATTATTTAcctaatttactttaataaaattaacCGGAATTAAATAGAAACAAAAAACCATCGGAAActatatttttacaatatctTAACAGAAGGTCATAGAAGTTGTCTAATTGATCTACTAAGACATCCACTTCGTAGTCTAATTCTACTTCAGTTTCAGCCTTTTTTCAATGGGAGGTTTGAAATTACCGTATTTCGGGAAAAGTCGAGGTACAGTAAATCTTCTTGTTCTCCAATATTGAGAACAATCTCCATACTAATTACTTGTTGATAAATGAAATAACAATGGAATAACCAATATCCTtgacaataaaaaatattgatcaataaattattgttattatataaactgttaattttcaacattgtaaaatattcaaatatttataaacactGCTTTTAGAAAATTTTGCACAGATTTAAATATCTAACTTGTAATTCCTTATACAAATCTAAAATATTTCGATAATTTTATGAAGTGATCCTCAAAATGTTTTATGTTGGGAAAAATATGGACCAGCTAAACTCACAGCATACATATTGTTTGTGCTGAATCGAATTATAACACATCCATTATCCGAAACAACAATAGTATCTTTGCCTGGAGCAtccaaatttttctttattgttTCCTCCTTATCAAGTTGTTTCAGGTAATCTACAATTGTAATTGACGAATTTTCTGACGTTAATGAATAAAGTCCCAGTGATTGACCCATACTCATAACTATGTATAAAAGAAATAACTAATCGGAAACAATGATGTCTACTTACTTCTATAGTAATTACTTCTAAGGGAATAATTGTAGTACATTACCATTCTGCTACATATgtcgtaaatataaaataatttatagaacAATCGTTTCCAGTTGTAAAGTCTGGAGAggcaagaataaaaaaattgtttaatcaaATCTTATTCAACTCAACGTTTTTAATTTTTGACTCAACCTATCGTTAAACGAATATACTTACTGTAAATTACCGCTTCCCATTAATTAATACAGCATCAGGTAGCTGTCCGACAATATCAGTTCCGCGATCTGTAAATCATTCTGTATATAATTCGTGCATCCAATCGTTAATAACAATTACATGACTTAACATGAAATCAATCTCGAAATATTATCTATTAGGGTCTTGTTTCTTTGGAGTGCGTATGACAAGGCTACCGAAAATTCCCTCCGAAGGGACATAATTTCTATCGTTCTATGAATTCccattattttgtatatatatttaaaagtgTATATGTTTTAAAATCACTTATAAAAATACCTAAATGTAGAACTAGTTGCAATTGGACATTGCGTTACACTAAGTACGTACACCATCGTAATATTGATAGCCATTCTGCAATACACCATGCCAATGCATCGTCATAGTATCCTTCCCAAGCAAACTTGTATACGTGGTCCTGGCATCATTCTATTCACAGTTAAAACCATACGTGACACGCCATCGGCTAATACACGATCTGACAATCGACGTGAATCGAATAACATTAAGAAAACAAAGATCACAGAGAGATGCTTTACAAAAGAAAGATATGGTATAGTACAAGTATTTAAGTCTTCTAagagattaaaaatatattttattcaaaaatccTGATAGTAACGCGACTATGCTAAGAAAAGATGTTAAATGATTAAAtgaagaaaatttgaattcttGATAAGcttctaatatttataaaatttttaattatgatAACGTTCAATTGCAAAATTATAGTAACACGGTTTTGGTGTATCCGGTTCATAACAAGGCGGACACACTGAAAAGCATTTGATAGAGAAGGATTCTCAAGAATTACGTCGTTCACATAGTTTGTCACGTTTATTGGAGGTATACTATTCACTCCAGATACATAACCAGTCAATAATCTATACCCTTCACTCTTAACTACACCTAAATTTTAAgacaaatatattaaaatatatttttagtatcttctaataattacatatatataaattacataagacattttatatttatgtattgtAATTCACATATTAAAGAATGATGCGTTTAAATTTTCTATCTTCCTTATAGTTTATAAAACGTATAATGTATTATCATATAGTTTATAATAACTAGTGAATAACGAGATATGATAGCTGTAAACCActattttatatataagaaaaacattttttaagcAATTTAATATCACATATAAAAAAAGTTTCGTGCCAAAAAAAGTAAATACAAAGCATAAAAGtattttccaaatgaaattcATCGTGGTAACAAATAAAAATCATACTATCCTATATTCTGATTTTGTTCTTATATATGTAGGTATAACACCATGATTGTTTGTCTACTTTATATCAAGAAAGATCTTTCtcattgaaaaaattgaaaattgccTTATCAGTAATGTTAAGTGGTTTTTCCACATACAATTTATCTAAAACATGTGCAACTGCAATTATATATATGTCATGTACATATATAGATTCCTTACACAATGAATTTGTTCGCCAAATTTTGTAAATCTCAATaataaagtgataaaaaatgTGTCTTTCATAAAGAGAAAAAGCAAAAAGAATGTTACAAATTCtttatcaaaaatatgaataaaaatgcTGATCTATGCAACTTATTGTAAATGTGTCACATTAATCAAAAATTATTCTAACATATACTCAACATTATGTGAaaaatgatgtaattgtttcattattttattgtgTTATTGAAAGACCAACGTATTATAGATCAATGAATTTGTCTTGTGACAGATTACATGCCTacttaaatgaaaatatataattctacTTAAAAAAACAAATAGGCCGCCTTGAAATTTCGAAGCCATATACATATAGATAGGAAAGCTTAAGAAACAATTGCGTATAACAAACTTAATGGAACATCTTGTATAGTTTTTTATTATTCTAACGCGTATATTATTTCATGACGTACTATCCCGCAGCTATGCCCGCGTTAGCTTCAGACGACTAAGGTATTGTAAAGATCATTTTATAATATGCAATGATTTGGTAAGACccataaaatataataagtcTACTGTGATAAGCTATCCTTGTCAGCTTCATTTTGTTATAGATATTTCCCTTATTTTTTTGCATCTTTTATTTGTCCTGTTACACTGTTACAgttgcaaataattttttaacaggCTTGTACTTAATTGATAAACGAATATTGCAATTCATTTGAATTCTGAAGTTGAATTTCGAAAAATACTCAAACAcgtgtttgtttatttttaatgagTTCATATGCCGAATTCCACATCTTTAACTGTAGTGATACGCGAAATGTGGCTATCTCTTGAAAAAAAATTTGTCGCCCTTTGTATCTCTTTAGGGTGGATATTTCCAAAAATCCTTTATTATCCTATGTCTACgtcataaaagaaaatatttcgtgtttctaggtataacggtttaataaaattattattaataaaacttATTTAATAAAACTAAAACCAATCCATTTATCAACAGAACAGCTGTATATTTACAAACGaatgtatatatttacattatgtCATTATAGCGTACTTCTGCACCTCTAGATCCACAGAGATCTATTGAAAAAATTTACCGCAAAATTGACGTTGACCTTAAAATTCTAAGTTAAATTCTTTATTGTTGCATCGTATAAAACTCCTCACGAGGAACAGAAGTCTCAAACTGTTGATAAATCACTACTCCACCGTTCTCTTGAAAAATGATGATAAAGTTCCATTAGCTCTTGCATTGATATTATTTACAATGCTTACATTTCACATTCACATAGAATGTAAACAACGAGATATTaatgaaaaaaggagaaaattatTCGTTAGCAGAAGTAGCTCACCATAAATAGAATAAAGCAAAAAAATCTTTCAAGCAAAAGCTCAGTGGCGTCGAGAAAGAGATCTGATATTATTAGTTTGTTTGCAGGTGGACAcgtaaaagatataaaaaggtAAACTGcaacttttttaaatagaattacaATTCTTTATGTATGATTCGATGCAtctcgttattccatataggaAATTATTTAGTTGCTCATAGTAAAAAACAAGTATACAGTTCAAAAATATTGTAACAAACTATGTTTTTGAaacaaaataacaaacgtaGTAAATAAAACGAGTAAGTTTTCCTGGcataaacaattaaataattaatatactaATGTGAAATTGCAATTTGATCTTGAAGGTCAATCTTGCGCCACATTTTTTTTCAGATTTCCACTGATCCAAAGGCAAAATCACGATATAGTGGTCACgttctaatttaattatttccttATTTGCATTTTTTATTACCCTTTTTTCTATTTGTGATAAAATTTAGTTTaaggaaataattttgtaagaccgataaattataaaatgaagTTAAAATAGTCGTTTCGAAAGGGCAAACAGAATAACACCGACAATTTGTTCAATAATCATTTATTGAACAGTAGAATTTGCAATCATTTGCGACTTTTCTTGTATTATTTGTTCTGCATGATATACTTTCCAACAAATAAGATAGTCTCTAGTAACTTTAAATAAAGTATAATAGTTGATCACAAGAAGCAATGTTATTGATAACACTTGATACCAATCAGTTGTGCGTAGTAAAATAAGTAATTGTGCACAAACAAGAAGAAGTTGCAAGCCCAATATTGAACAAAGTAACATTGTAGGATTACTAAATAAAGCCTGTGCAAAATAatcataatttattattattagttatttTTGCAGTATACTCATATGtatgatgaaaataaaatttataacaaaataagTTAATATTGATCACGTACATAAAATCTGTAATGATTTGAATTTCCTGGTTCTGCTACAGTACAGAAGCCTTCAGAACGATAGATTTCTTTATTATGTCTCACAACTGAACCATGAGGCCACAAAATAGAATCATTCCACACTTGGGCATAAGTATGACTACTGCGATTTTCAATTTTAACCCATCGACCTAGGTGTAATGCCGCTCTATGTAAAACATCACAGTACCTAAATAATTATTGTATTCATCAAATTTCTgcaaatgaattttttaatacaaCATTCACATTATACAATCTTAGAACAATACAGCACGTACTACTAAAGAATTTATAAGATTGACACAACATAAATTGTTAcacaatataattatataaatacatacctGACAGGATAAGCATGTGAAAAGTGAGCACTTATTCTTTCCAGCCAAAACATAATAACATGTTGCACAAcccatgaaatattaaaatgtagaTGTTGAGGTACAAATATAATGGGTGCAATACCACATACATAAGCACTACTAGAAGATGCAAACAAAGCTCGTTTCAAACGCCGATTGAAATCGGACCTTAATGTTGAAACTTCTGCTCTAATTGCTGATGCATTTAATGAACAATTATGTAAAGGTTTGTCTACacaaaaaagaagattaaattcataaatttaacactttgttaatataataataatcatcATTATTAGTATAAATATAAGTTTTATACCCATCAGAAACTTtgttttcttttcatctttACCATATAAAGGTGTCGATATATCAAAGAAAGGTGCTGCACTTATACCAAACATTACAAAATATACAGATAAACTTCTGAAACAAAGTACATACAGTAAACACTTGATATACATATGATGTATGATgaatgatatacatatataacatatCAATATATCACACGAGGATCAATAACTACAATTTAATAAAGTAATACAGACGGATAACATAAGTAAAAAATCTTCATTGAGTTATGTCGTTCAGCCATATGGTAAAGACACCAGCATAATATATTCATCACAATGATTAGTAAAGTTATCCTGaaacataatatttaaattatcctaaatataaattttacattatatatataatgtataatttatagCAAAATATACCTCATCATTTTTTGAGCAGTAGGTAACCAACGAACTGGTGATGAAACATCAATAACTCGATGcaataaagaataaataaattgcCTTGCAaccataattataataaatacaagcAAATAAGGATCTATTAAGTAGAAATTCTGAAAAATTGAAGTCACatgtttttataaaaaaagataaattataataaagaatagatgacttaaaataataataaaatattctaatgcACATACCATACTATAATTATTATAAGAATGAGGTAACCACCAAACAGTTCTATACAAATTAAGCATTTGTAAAGAAGCTGCAATAATTGACACAACTAAAGACAACGCTTCAAAAGTTAAATGACCATCCACAGGTACAACTGGTATAGGTACATGTTTTGGTACTAATGCTTTCATTCCACAAAGTTCTGACTTTCTATCATCTGCACCATTTCCAGCTGTCCTTTCTCCACTATTACTTCGTATACCAATATTTGAAGATACAGAGAAGTTAGCTTGGGATTTACTCTGTCCATTTCTACTAGCAGCATTACGTCTTCCACCAGGCATAGTGTTTGATTTTACATTCTAGTTCATTTTTTaaagttattttaatttattatggTTCTTACATATTTTTAGCTTAATAAATCacttttgaaataaattttatggtaacataatttaatttaatggcGTCAGGGAACTGtcattttcatttatatctTTGTTCAAACTACAAGACGTATagcattaaaatatatatataaatgcgtATATTTTATCTCCTAAGTTGTTTATATGTTTTTGAATACTTTTATTTAGCAAAATTTAACAATATACtaattttaatgataaaagagatacatcaaaattaatttaatcagCGACCTCTCATATACTCGAAATTAGTTACAAAAtgtttatttttttgttttgcATACAACATACATATACACTAGAACACAAGCCACAAGATTCACAAGCACAAACTTAGATTTCTTGGACCCCACAAAATAGGATTTCTGAAGTGCAAAATGATATGGTAATACATAGCGTACTCTATACGCAAAGTAAAtgaattataaaatacataatataaaatatataattataaatatcagaAAGGGAATTATTAACATCTtagcatttatataaataaaattattaaaactggATAGttgaataaaagaatttttgtATTATTCAATACTGAACATGTGTATTGaaagatttaattttttcacACTTCTACTTGCATGTCTAACCATGTATGTCTAGTTAACTTATTCTACTTTTAAGGTACATGAcattaaattacatatatgaataatataatTCCAATACGTCCTATTAATGAGATCAAACTAATATACTTCCTGAAATTTTTGTATTACTTTTCTTGCTCTTTCCTTGCTTTTTTCTTGTTGTAACAGACACACGCATAAATTGTATACATACATTTATCGGcatatttgatttttattcacatacattgtattatattttgttgATTTCATGTGTAAATTAAagattttgtaaataatttcatGTATACAATTATACAAATGAATAATGATTTTTAATCAATAATATGAGAATTGtcaagaataataaataatattttgaatttaaatcAAAAGTCATTTCCATCAAGTGATGAATCAAAATAAAACGGTATTAAAATGTCAATGGTCGTTCTAAATGTATAAATGTGATTCTAACTTAAATTAAAtctttttgaaattaaaaaatatataaaatacttagTTTATATTAAATTGGAAACCTTTACAAAACAACATAGTTCTCCTAGATGGCACTGTTTcacgatataaaaatttatatattttatggaACAAATTGAATTctctaatatatttaataagagaACACCATAATTACTTAATGTAGTAGATGATATTCTAAGAAATGTGTATAAACAGAGAGGagtgtaatataaataattgcTTCTTTACACATATGTACATGTAATAAATAGCTGTGGTGAAGTGACAATGTATGTCTGTCATGTTGTTTCTTTCAAAAATTCAGCTTTTTATCAAACTATGAAGAATTGCGAATTATAGCGCAGTGGCTATTAATTCTAGAATATATTTTCTGAAATGTATGTGTATTTTACGTGAATTTTAAATTCACTAAAACCATTATTTGTCTTTATTCCACAAAGTTTATAACTTTAGTTTTGTAAATTAAAGATCATTCTCCTTTTGAAAATTACAGcattcattattttattttaatagactaattaatcaatttaatcaagCTTTTAGTATTTAATCTCAGTAAATAATGCAAGAATATTGTTAATTATAACTATCttctaatatatacatatgtgtagaTGTTTAATcctgttcaaataaaacatgAATGTATGGGAATAGAAGATGTTAACTTTGGTGATAAAGTTAATACCTCAAATAATTCCAAATATCCAACATTTATTGAAGAAGATgttgattataaatataatgaGATATCACATTTTTGGAGTCACGCACAGTTATCAAATGAAATACATCCAAAAAATGAAATTCATGGTCAATATAATTTATTCCAATCTGAAGTAAgttttataatttcaataaatgtttttattgatttattttctaaatcatAAAACCTATATAACATTTCAATAAGAAACTgactaatattaaatattttaggaAAATACTTCCTTAGCatatatgaaaaattatgtacaaaataatacaaattttcaaattaatcaaGAAGGAAATTTGAATCAAATGAATCAGCAATGTCATATAAACATGAATCAAAAAGCTGAACAGTCACAATGTCCTCAAAGTATACAAGCAGCAAAGTTTACAAGTCAAATAGTATCAATTTCAGAGCCTATATCTTCCATAAAATCTAATCGTCCTGGAAGACCACCCAAAGGTTCTTCAGACACAAACGTAGGAAAAAAACTTAAATGTCAATGTGAAATATGCTTCAAAGAGTTTGGACAtaaaagtaatttatttatacatatgaGAACACATAATGGAGAACGTCCTTATAAATGTAATCAGTGTGAAAAGTGTTTTACCCACAGTGGAAACTTAGCTATCCATATGAGGACACACTCTGGTGAAAGACCTTATGGTTGCCAAATATGTGGAAAAATGTTTAGTCATAGTGGAAACTTATCGACTCATTTAAGAACTCATTCAGGTATAAAGCCATATAAATGTGCTGTATGTGGTAAAGAATTTAGGCATAGTGGCAATTTATCAATACATGAAAGAATCCATTCCGGAATTAAACCATTTCAATGTAAGGTTTGTGGGAAAGACTTTTATCATAGTGGAAATTTAACGACTCATATGAAAAAacatattgtaaatattaacaCTAGCATTAATCAAtgtgaaaataatgaaaagcaaGCATTATGTACTGCAAATCTTAATAACACTACATCTATAAATTCGTTCAATAATTTATCAATGATTCAAAATACTAATGTCAAACTGATGCctattgaaaataatattgttcctataaaaaatgaaagtaatgatGAGGAGTCAACAAATGCAGTTGGGGTATTAACACCAACATCAACTTAAGTATGCTAAATAAATACTTTAATGATAGTTTAACTTAtgaatatattttgtaattataattgCTGTAAAAATGTATTATCAGAGTTTAAATTTCTTAATGATCAACAATTGCATCAATAATTatggatatataaatatatatttttttggaaTTATAAGTTTTATATTGTAAAAAGTGAAATCTCTCTACATGGCATCtttgatatataaaatacaattgaaaatatgtgcaattacacataatatattaagtatttaactgtattattatataatatggtaaagttatcaaaaaattacaattttttaattaaactttttgtttattttatcaCTTACAGCAACATTTCAGTTAAGTATTTTAAAATCTCTTTTTATTCTACtccaaataatgtaatattaaaaaatatattgatatatacTTTCTGTATGAATTTGATCTATACTACTGTTATGTATAGAATAAGCCAAAAGTATACTTGAactgaaaatttttttataaaaatgttaatgtACTTTTTGTGATATTAAAAGATTTTAAATTTCATGTAATATATATGTCTTAAATTTGTATACTCATACTCCTGACATATCATTTTAAAGAAGATAttgtataaatttgtataaaacacagtcttcatgatttatttatgtatagtaaaatatgtagaaattgctttaaacatattaaattataattaatatattttatttcagttgcacattgttaataaatactatataagctaaaaaaattacttaatttatataaattataaatacttcgaaaactttaaaaaatgttatgtaAACAACATTAAAAATTATCTTGGACTTTCTATCAAACATTACATAAACATGTAtcataatacatatatgtataatgtattatatgtatatacgatatTTTAACCTATGTGTTTTATGCAGATTTTGCACATTTAAGTGACTATTATTTTACAATGTCAAATATGTTTATGCATAAATTCTAGTGTATTATGTCTGTATTtgtgtttaataattttttcaaacTTTGTTATATTTGTACATTTTACGTACTTGTATTTGGAACGTAAAATAACTGTTCtttataat
The Bombus vancouverensis nearcticus chromosome 6, iyBomVanc1_principal, whole genome shotgun sequence DNA segment above includes these coding regions:
- the LOC117160268 gene encoding transmembrane protein 39A isoform X2, translating into MYVYNLCVCLLQQEKSKERARKVIQKFQENVKSNTMPGGRRNAASRNGQSKSQANFSVSSNIGIRSNSGERTAGNGADDRKSELCGMKALVPKHVPIPVVPVDGHLTFEALSLVVSIIAASLQMLNLYRTVWWLPHSYNNYSMNFYLIDPYLLVFIIIMVARQFIYSLLHRVIDVSSPVRWLPTAQKMMRITLLIIVMNILCWCLYHMAERHNSMKIFYLCYPLSVYFVMFGISAAPFFDISTPLYGKDEKKTKFLMDKPLHNCSLNASAIRAEVSTLRSDFNRRLKRALFASSSSAYVCGIAPIIFVPQHLHFNISWVVQHVIMFWLERISAHFSHAYPVRYCDVLHRAALHLGRWVKIENRSSHTYAQVWNDSILWPHGSVVRHNKEIYRSEGFCTVAEPGNSNHYRFYALFSNPTMLLCSILGLQLLLVCAQLLILLRTTDWYQVLSITLLLVINYYTLFKVTRDYLICWKVYHAEQIIQEKSQMIANSTVQ
- the LOC117160268 gene encoding transmembrane protein 39A isoform X1, with the translated sequence MYVYNLCVCLLQQEKSKERARKVIQKFQENVKSNTMPGGRRNAASRNGQSKSQANFSVSSNIGIRSNSGERTAGNGADDRKSELCGMKALVPKHVPIPVVPVDGHLTFEALSLVVSIIAASLQMLNLYRTVWWLPHSYNNYSMNFYLIDPYLLVFIIIMVARQFIYSLLHRVIDVSSPVRWLPTAQKMMRITLLIIVMNILCWCLYHMAERHNSMKIFYLCYPSLSVYFVMFGISAAPFFDISTPLYGKDEKKTKFLMDKPLHNCSLNASAIRAEVSTLRSDFNRRLKRALFASSSSAYVCGIAPIIFVPQHLHFNISWVVQHVIMFWLERISAHFSHAYPVRYCDVLHRAALHLGRWVKIENRSSHTYAQVWNDSILWPHGSVVRHNKEIYRSEGFCTVAEPGNSNHYRFYALFSNPTMLLCSILGLQLLLVCAQLLILLRTTDWYQVLSITLLLVINYYTLFKVTRDYLICWKVYHAEQIIQEKSQMIANSTVQ
- the LOC117160268 gene encoding transmembrane protein 39A isoform X5, with the translated sequence MPGGRRNAASRNGQSKSQANFSVSSNIGIRSNSGERTAGNGADDRKSELCGMKALVPKHVPIPVVPVDGHLTFEALSLVVSIIAASLQMLNLYRTVWWLPHSYNNYSMNFYLIDPYLLVFIIIMVARQFIYSLLHRVIDVSSPVRWLPTAQKMMRITLLIIVMNILCWCLYHMAERHNSMKIFYLCYPSLSVYFVMFGISAAPFFDISTPLYGKDEKKTKFLMDKPLHNCSLNASAIRAEVSTLRSDFNRRLKRALFASSSSAYVCGIAPIIFVPQHLHFNISWVVQHVIMFWLERISAHFSHAYPVRYCDVLHRAALHLGRWVKIENRSSHTYAQVWNDSILWPHGSVVRHNKEIYRSEGFCTVAEPGNSNHYRFYALFSNPTMLLCSILGLQLLLVCAQLLILLRTTDWYQVLSITLLLVINYYTLFKVTRDYLICWKVYHAEQIIQEKSQMIANSTVQ
- the LOC117160268 gene encoding transmembrane protein 39A isoform X3; amino-acid sequence: MYVYNLCVCLLQQEKSKERARKNVKSNTMPGGRRNAASRNGQSKSQANFSVSSNIGIRSNSGERTAGNGADDRKSELCGMKALVPKHVPIPVVPVDGHLTFEALSLVVSIIAASLQMLNLYRTVWWLPHSYNNYSMNFYLIDPYLLVFIIIMVARQFIYSLLHRVIDVSSPVRWLPTAQKMMRITLLIIVMNILCWCLYHMAERHNSMKIFYLCYPSLSVYFVMFGISAAPFFDISTPLYGKDEKKTKFLMDKPLHNCSLNASAIRAEVSTLRSDFNRRLKRALFASSSSAYVCGIAPIIFVPQHLHFNISWVVQHVIMFWLERISAHFSHAYPVRYCDVLHRAALHLGRWVKIENRSSHTYAQVWNDSILWPHGSVVRHNKEIYRSEGFCTVAEPGNSNHYRFYALFSNPTMLLCSILGLQLLLVCAQLLILLRTTDWYQVLSITLLLVINYYTLFKVTRDYLICWKVYHAEQIIQEKSQMIANSTVQ
- the LOC117160259 gene encoding uncharacterized protein LOC117160259, producing MFNPVQIKHECMGIEDVNFGDKVNTSNNSKYPTFIEEDVDYKYNEISHFWSHAQLSNEIHPKNEIHGQYNLFQSEENTSLAYMKNYVQNNTNFQINQEGNLNQMNQQCHINMNQKAEQSQCPQSIQAAKFTSQIVSISEPISSIKSNRPGRPPKGSSDTNVGKKLKCQCEICFKEFGHKSNLFIHMRTHNGERPYKCNQCEKCFTHSGNLAIHMRTHSGERPYGCQICGKMFSHSGNLSTHLRTHSGIKPYKCAVCGKEFRHSGNLSIHERIHSGIKPFQCKVCGKDFYHSGNLTTHMKKHIVNINTSINQCENNEKQALCTANLNNTTSINSFNNLSMIQNTNVKLMPIENNIVPIKNESNDEESTNAVGVLTPTST
- the LOC117160268 gene encoding transmembrane protein 39A isoform X4, which codes for MYVYNLCVCLLQQEKSKERARKVIQKFQENVKSNTMPGGRRNAASRNGQSKSQANFSVSSNIGIRSNSGERTAGNGADDRKSELCGMKALVPKHVPIPVVPVDGHLTFEALSLVVSIIAASLQMLNLYRTVWWLPHSYNNYSMNFYLIDPYLLVFIIIMVARQFIYSLLHRVIDVSSPVRWLPTAQKMMRITLLIIVMNILCWCLYHMAERHNSMKIFYLCYPSLSVYFVMFGISAAPFFDISTPLYGKDEKKTKFLMDKPLHNCSLNASAIRAEVSTLRSDFNRRLKRALFASSSSAYVCGIAPIIFVPQHLHFNISWVVQHVIMFWLERISAHFSHAYPVRAALHLGRWVKIENRSSHTYAQVWNDSILWPHGSVVRHNKEIYRSEGFCTVAEPGNSNHYRFYALFSNPTMLLCSILGLQLLLVCAQLLILLRTTDWYQVLSITLLLVINYYTLFKVTRDYLICWKVYHAEQIIQEKSQMIANSTVQ
- the LOC117160268 gene encoding transmembrane protein 39A isoform X6; this encodes MYVYNLCVCLLQQEKSKERARKVIQKFQENVKSNTMPGGRRNAASRNGQSKSQANFSVSSNIGIRSNSGERTAGNGADDRKSELCGMKALVPKHVPIPVVPVDGHLTFEALSLVVSIIAASLQMLNLYRTVWWLPHSYNNYSMNFYLIDPYLLVFIIIMVARQFIYSLLHRVIDVSSPVRWLPTAQKMMRITLLIIVMNILCWCLYHMAERHNSMKIFYLCYPSLSVYFVMFGISAAPFFDISTPLYGKDEKKTKFLMDKPLHNCSLNASAIRAEVSTLRSDFNRRLKRALFASSSSAYVCGIAPIIFVPQHLHFNISWVVQHVIMFWLERISAHFSHAYPVRYCDVLHRAALHLGRWVKIENRSSHTYAQVWNDSILWPHGSVVRHNKEIYRSEGFCTVAEPGNSNHYRFYNDARTTYTSLLGKDTMTMHWHGVLQNGYQYYDGVRT